A segment of the Lampris incognitus isolate fLamInc1 chromosome 19, fLamInc1.hap2, whole genome shotgun sequence genome:
AAACAGCGCGTGGCAGATATGTTATGAAAGCGTTCCTGCCTCTTTTCTTTTATAAGTAAATGAATAAAATGATGCATGCCGTTGATGGTCGTTGCTAAATGACGTACTTGCTAATCAAATCATGACTAAATGCAGACCACTGTGCCATGCAGAAAACATCTGTTGTCTGACCTCTTAGTTTGGGTGTTGATCTGAATATATTTTCACCCTGTCTGAATCtggaataataatttaaaaaaatccaGTATCAAATGCCTCGGAATTCCTACATAGCAGTTAGTCAGGGTTGTAATGGGCAAATGTGGGCAAAAGCTTAAtgttttgtccttgtttttatctctTGGGAGTGTAGTTTGCCTCTCAAATTGACTTCATTTTTCACTCAACCTCTGCCGTAGCACCCCCGACCCATTGCACCATGGCAGATCCTGAGACTGATTTCGAACCCGTTGACTCTGGTGCCTCCACCACCTACCCCATGCAGTGCTCTGCTCTGCGCAAGAATGGTTTTGTGGTGCTGAAAGGACGCCCTTGCAAAATTGTTGAGATGTCCACCTCCAAGACTGGCAAGCACGGACATGCAAAGGTACAATTTATTAACTTCAAATAAAGGGGCCAGTTGTAAACTGAGCTTTTTCAAAGCTGTCCCTATTCTGCCCCATGGTGGAGTTTAGGTTGACCGCATTCTAAAATGTCTTTTTAatcctgtgtcatttttgtttgcaTCTTGTTGGGTCTCCTGTGCTTTTGCATCATATTGGATTTTTAGGTTACATTAAGTATTCTATATTAGCAGTGTTTCCCCTACCAAAGTCGTTGGTGGGCGGGTCGCTCACTAGTCTCATCGGTGAAGTGTGACAATGAATGTTTCCATTTTCAGTGAAAAGGAAAACTTGGgtgtggagggggaaaaaaattgctGTACCATAGAGTCACAGGTTTTAAAAAGAGTAAGATTTAGCTGTTTATTTTTTCTTAATGTTTATAGTCTTGATTATTTTGTTCACAAAATTTGACTTTTATTATTAAATGCATGCAAGAGTTGCAGCACTTGACAGTACAGATGTCACACACTGTCTGATATATTGGTGCTGACCAGACGGTGGATGTCTTATATTACAGACTACACCATGTCAAGTTTCAAAGTCAGAATTCCTTTTCAGAGATTGCTTTAGAATCAACACACTTGAAAGTTTAAACTAGTTGAAAAGTGGCTTTTGCAGGGTGAGACTGCCCGTATTTTGATACCGCATGCACTCTAAAAGAACGTGACGTTGCTGTTGGGTGCAAACAATGCATCTTCAAATTTGGCATTTTTATTGAAAGTTATTTTtattgtgtatatatgtatgtatgtagggcTTTCTGAAGCCATTTGAAAATGTAATGTTTAATTATAAAATAGTGACAGTTTTTTTCCCTTCACTTCCTGTACCTCACCACCCCCACACTAATGGAAAATTTCTTGAGGGACCTGATATTtaccatccttttttttttttaaagtgtgcaATTTTATTATAAAGCTGCTATCATCACCCTGCGTCTTTGAATAAATGGACTCCACTTTTTGTAATGTAGGTTAACTTGGTTGGTATCGACATCTTCACTAACAAGAAGTATGAAGATATGTGTCCCTCTACCCACAACATGGATGTGCCCGCCATCAAGAGGCTAGATTACCAGGTAGGCTACCTCCATGTAATGCTCTGTAACCAGTCTGTCTCTGAAGTGTCAACATGGATAAAATAGTGCATTAGTCAGTTTGAATGAACATACTAAAGCCTTCCCAAAGCATGATCCTTTTGAAAGCAGTTATTGAAGAGTTAAGTCCTCTACAGCATGTTGTGGCCAAGGTCCCGTGTTAATGCCTGTGTCCAGGTTGCTAGGAATAGTGATAATATCTTGAGCACTAAGGTTATTGGTTTATGATATGGCTGGACTTCATTGACCCGTTAGCCCCTGAAGGTCAGTAACTGCTGCTGAAGTGATACTTTAGGTGGCAGATTTAAATGGCTCGTCGTGTTGCTCAGGAAAGGAAACTTGATGGCTATGGCTATATATATCAATTTTTTTGGCTGATTACTCGGATGGCAGGTTACATTCCAAAGTGGCTCCCAGAGTATTCAAATGTACTTGCCAGTCAAAATTTAGCAGCATATATTCTCGATCCAAAACCAATCAAAACCAGCTAATGTAGACTAGTTTGGGTAAAGCATTTTTTAGTATGATGCACAGTGGTATTGACTACAAAGCTGAAAGAATTTACTCATTCTAAATATGATATGGTAAATATTCTGTCCTTGAAAGACACAGACGAGTTAACGGATTAGTCATAAAAgtaaggttttgtttttgtttttttctgggcgAGAACGATCACGTCTGAATCTCTGGCTAGCAAACTAAGCAACCTTTCACGATTTCTTCAAACTCAAGTCCAGTTGCTTTAACTGGGAAGAATTGGACAATTCCCATAACCATCTCCTCTTAAAAACCTCGCCTCTGCAGATGTGTTAAAACCTACGCGATACTTTGTCTTCTACGCAGTTTTAAGGTGCCATACGCGGGATGTCGATATACGAGATGAATACAGCAGCAAACAGCTATTTGCAGTGTGAGGAGATAATGGAGTAATGGCGGTGGCTTCCTGAGCAGGGAATGATGTCACACTTCCTCTGCATGTGTTGTAATCCCAGCTTTGTTTTGGAAGCCCATCCGGCTGCACGTGCATGTTAGTGCATT
Coding sequences within it:
- the LOC130129508 gene encoding eukaryotic translation initiation factor 5A-1-like; the protein is MADPETDFEPVDSGASTTYPMQCSALRKNGFVVLKGRPCKIVEMSTSKTGKHGHAKVNLVGIDIFTNKKYEDMCPSTHNMDVPAIKRLDYQLVNINDGFMALMSDNGEIREDLRVPDSDVGKEIEAKFEANDDFMVTVLRAMGEECAVATKALSSK